The DNA region GCATGTGGCGCAGTGCGTCCAGCAGGGGGCCGCCCGAGCCTTGGGGCCAGGCGGCGCATGGGTGGCGCAACTGCCACAGGGGAACATCCTCGCGCGCGGGTTCAAGGCCTGTCATGCTGCGCAGCAACTGGGCCAGCCACGCGTTGGCATCGGGGCTGTGCGGCGTTTCAAGGTGCGAGTAGCTCAGCACATAGCGCCCCTGTCCGTAAGCTCCAGTCACGGCCATGGGCTGACCTTCGAGAAAATCTGCCGAGAGGTTCAGACCGTACAGGTCGCGCCAGTGAGAAAAAACCTTGGCGGGCAGGCTTTGCAGGGGCAGGTCCGCCAGCCAGAAATCCGCATCCGGCGAACCGTAGGAGGCCAGTACGGTGACGTTGTCGTTCTTTTCAGGCGCAAAGCGCCCCGGCCACCAGACAGGCAGCGAGGGAGAAAATATTTCAGACGATGCTCCGCTCTGGGGCTGCCGCGCGGCAGCGCGGCGAACTCCGGGGCAAAGGGGGGCAGTTGCGCCCGTGTCGTTGTGCCCGTTCTCGGGTGGGCTGGTTCGCGCAGCAGGCCTGCGGGGCGAAAATTCATGCCCGGCGGCAACGTGCGCCCGCACATGGCCGGAAATAAGATGGTACAGGCGCTCAGGATAGGCGGCCCGCGCCCATGGGCAGATATTCAGGCCGTGGTCGGGATTGGGGTGGGTCAGGGCTAGGCCGGAACCGCCGCAAAAGCCCAGATAGTTGCCGCCGCGTTCCACCCACTGACGAACGGCCTCGCGCCCGTTCTTGCCGAGGGCCGAGGCCTTGAGCCGTGCGTTGCCGCCGGGAACCAGCAGCAGGCTTACGCCCGCGCCGCCTTGATGCAGGCCGTCATTGGGGCTGACGCCCCCCGGCTTGCCTAAATACGCGCCTTCGGCTATTTCTTGTCCCTTAACCAGGCGGCAGGGCAGTCCCAGCGCGCGAACAGCGCGCCAGGCCATGAGGCCCCAGATGTGGGACGCGTCCCATAAAATGCAGATTGGCTGTGCGGCAAACATATACCGCATTATCGCCGCCTTTCATGGAGAAAGCAAGATGGCGGATACGCTACCCAAGGGCTATGAGCCCCATGACGTTGAAGCCCGGTGGCGCAAGCACTGGGAAGATGACAAAACCTTTACGCCCGATCCGGACGCTCCCGGCGAGCCGTATTCCATTGTCATTCCGCCGCCCAACGTCACGGGCGCGCTGCACATAGGGCATGCGCTCAACCATACACTTATTGACGTGCTCTGCCGTCACGCCCGTCAGAAGGGCAAGAACGTGCTCTGGGTGCCCGGCACCGACCACGCGGGCATTGCCACGCAGAACGTGGTGGAACGCGCCCTTGCCAAGGAAGGCAAGAGCCGCAAGGATCTGGGCCGCGAAGCCTTTATCGACCGGGTGTGGGAATGGCGCGATGAATACGGCCACCGCATTCTCGATCAGGCGCGCGCCCTTGGCGATTCCGTGGACTGGACGCGTCTGCGCTTCACCATGGATGAAGGCCTCTCCGCCGCCGTGCGCAAGGTTTTTGTGCAGCTCTACAATGAAGGGCTGATCTACAAGGGCGACTACATCATCAACTGGTGCTCGCGCTGCCACACGGCTCTTGCCGATGACGAAGTGGAACACGAGCAGAGCCGGGGCAAGTTGTGGAAGGTGCGTTATCAGCTGGCCGACGGCAGCGGGCACATCACCATTGCCACCACCCGGCCCGAGACCATCCCCGGCGACACCGCCATTTGCGTGCATCCCGAGGATGAGCGCTACACCGCCCTCATAGGCAAAAAGGCTGTGGTTCCCGTGCTTGGGCGCGAGATCCCCATTATCGCCGATGCCTATGTTGACCGCGAATTCGGCACAGGCGCGCTCAAGGTGACGCCCTGCCACGACCATAACGACTGGATGCTGGGCAAGAAGCACGACCTCGTTTTTCTCAAGGCCATTGATGAAAACGGCGTCATGACTGCCGAGGCCGGGGCCTATGCGGGCCTTTCCAAGGAAGAGTGCCGTACCCGCATCGTGGCCGATATCGAAGCCGCCGGGCAGCTTGAGGGCATTGAGGAAATCGACCACGCCGTGGGCCATTGCTACCGCTGCCATACGGTGGTTGAACCGCACGTTTCCACGCAGTGGTTTGTGGCAGCCACCAAGATGGCCCCTGCCGCGCGCGATGCCGTGCCCGGCATGACCAAGATTTTTCCCGAAACGTGGCTCAAGACCTACTACCACTGGCTCGATAATATCCGCGACTGGTGCATCAGCCGTCAGATCTGGTGGGGGCACCGCATTCCGGCGTGGAACTGCGAATCATGCGGCGAACTGGTGGTGGCCGAAGAAGCCCCCGCAGTCTGCCCCAAGTGCGGCGGCGCGCTGAAGCAGGAAGAAGACGTGCTGGACACGTGGTTCTCCTCCGCGCTGTGGCCCTTCTCCACCATGGGCTGGCCTGAGGACACCAAGGATCTGCGCCGCTGGTATCCCACCTCGGTGCTGGTGACGGGCTTTGACATCCTGTTCTTCTGGGTGGCCCGCATGATGATGATGGGCATCCACTTTATGGGCGAAGTTCCGTTCAAGGACGTGTACCTGCATGCCCTGGTGCGCGACGCCTCGGGCCGCAAGATGTCCAAATCCACGGGCAATGTCATTGATCCGCTGGAAATGATCGACAAATACGGCTGTGATGCCCTGCGCTTTACCCTGACGGCCTTTGCCGCCATGGGGCGCGACATCCGTCTTTCCGAGGAGCGCATCGAGGGCTACCGCCACTTTGTGAACAAGCTGTGGAACGCGGCCCGCTTCGCCCTCATGAACCTGCCGGAAGAAGCCC from Desulfovibrio sp. UIB00 includes:
- a CDS encoding valine--tRNA ligase, encoding MADTLPKGYEPHDVEARWRKHWEDDKTFTPDPDAPGEPYSIVIPPPNVTGALHIGHALNHTLIDVLCRHARQKGKNVLWVPGTDHAGIATQNVVERALAKEGKSRKDLGREAFIDRVWEWRDEYGHRILDQARALGDSVDWTRLRFTMDEGLSAAVRKVFVQLYNEGLIYKGDYIINWCSRCHTALADDEVEHEQSRGKLWKVRYQLADGSGHITIATTRPETIPGDTAICVHPEDERYTALIGKKAVVPVLGREIPIIADAYVDREFGTGALKVTPCHDHNDWMLGKKHDLVFLKAIDENGVMTAEAGAYAGLSKEECRTRIVADIEAAGQLEGIEEIDHAVGHCYRCHTVVEPHVSTQWFVAATKMAPAARDAVPGMTKIFPETWLKTYYHWLDNIRDWCISRQIWWGHRIPAWNCESCGELVVAEEAPAVCPKCGGALKQEEDVLDTWFSSALWPFSTMGWPEDTKDLRRWYPTSVLVTGFDILFFWVARMMMMGIHFMGEVPFKDVYLHALVRDASGRKMSKSTGNVIDPLEMIDKYGCDALRFTLTAFAAMGRDIRLSEERIEGYRHFVNKLWNAARFALMNLPEEAPAPVAPETVPGLHHQWLLHRLEVVKQDMDKALADYRFNDAAQLGYKFLWNEFCDWYLELIKPDMQSEDPKRKAEAQYVLWLALRELLVLLHPIVPFVTAEIWAALPVAAGEKATDIARELYPAARPACLRPAEGGRMELIQGIIVAVRTIKAELGISPSHKVSLMLHPVDAAQAELLQANIQCMTTLARLETLTIGADVHAPKASASAVVEGCQVIVPLKGAVDLNGELARLDKEIAKLEKDVVGVNMKLSNESFVSRAPADVVARERERAEKLLDAKEKMQALRARFAEALSEE
- a CDS encoding BPL-N domain-containing protein; protein product: MRYMFAAQPICILWDASHIWGLMAWRAVRALGLPCRLVKGQEIAEGAYLGKPGGVSPNDGLHQGGAGVSLLLVPGGNARLKASALGKNGREAVRQWVERGGNYLGFCGGSGLALTHPNPDHGLNICPWARAAYPERLYHLISGHVRAHVAAGHEFSPRRPAARTSPPENGHNDTGATAPLCPGVRRAAARQPQSGASSEIFSPSLPVWWPGRFAPEKNDNVTVLASYGSPDADFWLADLPLQSLPAKVFSHWRDLYGLNLSADFLEGQPMAVTGAYGQGRYVLSYSHLETPHSPDANAWLAQLLRSMTGLEPAREDVPLWQLRHPCAAWPQGSGGPLLDALRHMRELLDLAVAHHLFFGRTHWLWGWRTGLPGAACNNLHAALCTAASLEPSAAALAYWQQVAPRFAKLEGLFAAGAEDYFLACRLAETLSPTMPDAIDKRGLDHQRESLFGHPMNGGGILSELLEMTEELVYLSQTSTPCDLA